A window of Aequoribacter fuscus genomic DNA:
TGGTGTACGACATTAAATGCAGCCACCAACTGGGGGACCTGATCTCACGTCTGGGGGGCAGACCCGTACTGTGGAAAACAGGTCACGCACTCATGAAACAGAAAATGCGCGAAACCGGGGCTATTTTAGGCGGCGAATTCTCAGGCCATATCTTTTTCTCAGAACGCTGGTACGGTTTTGATGACGGCGTCTACGCAGCGGCAAGACTTGCCGAAATTATCAGTGCCGACGAGATACCGCTCGTGGATCTACTGGCCGATCTGCCCAATGCCTTGAGCACTCCGGAATTACTTATTTCAGTGCCGGACAGCGAAAAATTCGAGTTGGTTGAAGCGCTACTCGCCCAAGCCGACTTTAAAGATGGTAAAATCACCACCATCGATGGGCTCCGAGTTGATTACACCCATGGTTGGGCGCTGGTTCGGGCCTCAAACACCAGCGCGGCGCTAACACTGCGCTTCGAGGCCGACTCTGAAGAGCAACTTAAGACCTTACAAAGCGCTGTTGGTCAAGCGCTGTTAAACCTCAACCCGAATTTACTGCTACCTTTTTAAGGACGGAAACACACGCATGTCTCTCAGTCGCGAAAATGCTCTTAATATCGCTCAGGTACTGACCGAATCGCTACCCTACATACAACGCTTCACGGGCAAGACCATTGTGGTCAAGTTCGGCGGCAATGCCATGACCGATGCCGAGCTACATGACAGCTTTGCGCGTGACATCGTGCTCATGAAACTGGTAGGGATGAACCCCGTCGTTGTTCACGGTGGCGGCCCGCAGATTGGATCGTTACTTGAACGACTGAACATTAAAACCGAGTTTGTTAACGGCATGCGCGTCACCGATGCCAAAACCATGGATGTGGTCGAGATGGTCCTGGGCGGCAGCGTCAACAAAGAAATCGTCGCATCAATTAATCGCAATGGTGGTAAGGCGATTGGCGTTACCGGCAAAGACGGTCAGTTTATTCGAGCCAAGAAAATGACCATCGATCGCTACTCACCCGAACTGGGCGCGCCAGAGATCATCGATATCGGCCACGTGGGCCAAGTCAAGTCTATCGACACCGAAGTACTTCAAGTCATTCTGGGCAGCAATTTCATACCGGTGATTGCGCCTATTGGCGTAGATGCTCAGGGCGCCACCTACAATATCAACGCGGACTT
This region includes:
- the argB gene encoding acetylglutamate kinase produces the protein MSLSRENALNIAQVLTESLPYIQRFTGKTIVVKFGGNAMTDAELHDSFARDIVLMKLVGMNPVVVHGGGPQIGSLLERLNIKTEFVNGMRVTDAKTMDVVEMVLGGSVNKEIVASINRNGGKAIGVTGKDGQFIRAKKMTIDRYSPELGAPEIIDIGHVGQVKSIDTEVLQVILGSNFIPVIAPIGVDAQGATYNINADLVAGKIAEVMQAEKLMLLTNVSGLLDREGNILTGLSTSQVDELIADGTIYGGMLPKIQCALDAVKGGVNSAHIIDGRVPHATMLEIFTDQGIGTLITNRPNR